The Pieris rapae chromosome 5, ilPieRapa1.1, whole genome shotgun sequence DNA window TTGGGTCAGTTATTCTGAGTCGATATTAACATCTCATCCAATGatcaatacatttatgacAAACGGAAGTCATTAATTAGACTAAAAGTTTGAAGGCGTGTCAATCTACAAACCCTACTTAGGATAGCATAAGCATATCTGTCTGTGTTGactattaatagaaaaaacaaGATAGAGTCTGTGAAAAAGGAATGGGTGTGGCAGTAACGACatctaatataattcttatttgctatttcatttattcacaaattcatttttttattctttcacattatgtattaatgtGACTTAACGAAAGGTTTAACACTGTAGTGAACTCAAACCGATGGTTCTCTTTCCGCACAGACTATAAGCATAACCTCAAATATTCTATCTTAATAAACAAGTACTCCTTTCTTTGCTCGTCTTCAGTTATTGGGTTGATGGCATACTGTTTTCCTCAACACTTTTACCTTTTCGGTAAATATGGTGAGGAAGATTACTTATGTggacatagaaataaaaatctattaatgaACAGACTTGCACACTTTATCAGCTAAGTCAGGAGTTTGTATTACTCTTTTAATATGTTGGTGGAAATTAGCTTGTTCTGTAGCAGaaagttttagattttttttgctaGAGTTATGCTAGAAacttaataatcatttaacaaTCAATTCATTTTTTCCCAATTAACtggactaaaataaaatctgaatTAAGTAGAATATATTTGTCATATTAAAACATCTTTCGATAATAAATAGTCTCACCTGTATAGAATCAAAATACTGAGTACACCCATACCACATACAGCAATGGTCACCTAATAGTGGTGGTAACTGATTTCGTTTGGTTGAATCCTTTTTACACCTCTCTAACTTTAACGTCGCCCTTGCATTAAAGCCAATGGCAAGTAATTTAGCATGATATGCATGATAATTGATGTGCCGTATAATTTGATCTCGATCTGATGATTTGTGTCCACATACATCCCAAAGACAGTGATAGAAcactaaaatatgaaattattattttttactgctTCTATTGCCTAGTGTATATATAGGGACTTGGTTTTCAGAAACTGATTAAGTTTGATTCATATTAGCCTGGTCATCTACCTACTAATAAAGCTAAATTTTGTTAACTATACAGTTtagcaaatatataaaacctagTAGCTGGGTTATGAATTGGTTAATTGTTATGGTTAAAATCATAAAGATTCCATTAGATAGGcatatttattcacaataaaaaatcaagaaTGTATAATCCAATGATGACAAGttcttgattttattttacctaggtaaaatattcaacatttgcttattttgaatatttcattTCCTAAAACCAGGAATTTTAAAGGGTAGctaaaggttttatattttaaatttatttctatatattgttgatataattaatattcaaatacaacatgatattcttaataaaccAAGTTCAAAACTACAGTTTTATTAATCCTAGAAATAGGGCTAGTAgcaaaagtattatatttttgttagtaataactCACCATTTCCATCCATTTTAGTAATATGTACATCTGAGATATGCCTTCTAACATGAGCTTGAAACATCACATAGTTGGAGAAGAATTCCCGACATGATGGCCATTCGCATTCTAAACATAATCTTTCATGTCTCAACTTTTGGACAGGCTGGAAGAAAGAAAACAAGATCACAGATTAACAGACATTAAACATATACTAATTTCACATTGTACtgttagattttaataaaaaattgattaatttaaggcttaatttttgtgtttttaaaataatagatgtTCCATCACAGCATTAATGCTCTATATCACAACATACCACATTTCTTGGCTCTAATTCAACTTCACCAACACCAACAGGTACTGTTGCATCATCTTCAGCTGTGAGAAAAAATTTCTTCCTGTGAGCATTTGTCTCTATTATAAACTGAATATCATTCTTATTTTGCAAGGATAGCTTCTTTGGGTTATTCTGTTCCTTTAACCAATCAATACATCGGGAAATTCTATCTTTTGTGTTTAATGATTTTACTATTGGTTCTTCcatcattaattttaactgttttGCCTTATCTGAAACAATACTagattagtttaataaaaggttggttataaacatttatatattatgtatttccaTTTCCATAATACCATTACTTTTCTGCAGaagctattttattaatccaAAACTATATGTTAATCCGAAACAGGAAAAAGGTTTCACTTTCGTTcgtaaatattaagatattggGGGTCGGTGGCGcgaaattagtattttatggGGAAACTAGTATTTGACCATTTCAACGCTAGAACGCCAACAGAGctctaaaattacattattcttACAGCGACCTTTATCGACACCTATTTCTTTATCTTaagaataaatacaaaattacaaacCATCACTTTTTTATAGCTCAAAACTTAGTGTActtgtaatttgtatgtacaaaCAGCAAAGTTATAACTTACAACCGTAGACGGCAGACGTCAGACGTGCAACCCGCGCAATCTCCACAGACCATTAAatggtatatataattaaatttacatataacttaaaaataaaaaaactttttctaatatataatagcaacagttataactttatgccagtttcaagtaaagGCTCTTAAAACACTTTAGAAAATAtcaaaagccaaaacagattacatagataaacaatatatacattaaacaaataacaagtacattaatagaaaaaaatatacaggtGGCCAAAAAGTCGTGGatcaagtaattattattattgattatgtaATGTCTCGTATCCTTGCTAAATGATGAGGTGTTCATACATGTCCTAAACGCATTCTGGAAACGATAGAAGTAACTATTTCAgaacttttaactttaaagaGTCATGGTTTACTGGGGATCCTGGGTTGACTTTCAGCATAATGTTTGCCTATGAACTCGCTGCTTTTGCAAACATTATTCTATGACTCCCAAGATGGGTTTTGGAAAGAGCAGCTAAATCATGACAATAATTCATGTATGATACTATATCTCCGTCCTTTAGAGCTTGCTTGGTCGATCGGCTTTTTCATTTCCTTTGATACCAACGTGACTTGGAATCCATGCAGAGATAATGGCGTAATTTCCTTGAGAACATATGAAAAGCTTATCACGTATTTCGCAAATAATAGGATAACAAGGTTACATTTGAAAAGGAAAATTTTCAATAGTTTGTAGTGCACTTTTTGAGTCTGAGAATATGACTGttctttttgattttaataaaataattagttctAAAGCTTTTAAAGGAGAAAAACACTCTTCAGGATTCAGGAGGAAgtttcttttgtattattttatgctGCCATTGAACTAGACTAACTCCAACACAATCATCAACAGAAATTGTAGAGGCGTctgtgataataatataatcccAGCCATTGCAATTTTGTTCCTCAACTCTACTCATTAAACGAATATTTGTCTCCAGAATATCTTTCTAACTGACGcctatattttatcttatatccGGAGCTAGTATTATATTGACCTGTGTCATAAATATGGGTAATGATCGATAAATGCGGctgtgtattgtttttttcaattttatgtaagaaacttactattatttatgtttgcaTAGTATTCTGTGGTCGTCAACAGTTTATTTACTACTGTCTTTAACATGTACTTCTGTAATCTTGAATCTTGATCTGTAATCTGTATTTTGTGTCATTCTTTAAAAACGTGCGTGAAGCGACAGGCATATTCAGTATTTGTGTATTATCTACCTCTTGACGCGAAGCGCGGAGACATCCGCGTGGcgtgttattattaaagtttcttATCATAAATTAGCCTCGCATAAAATAGTTGACAAGTTTATTACCGCCGCAGTCACAGCTAGCGACGGTCCGGAGATCATTTCTCTCCGTCGCTGATGAAATCTACTGTAACGCTAGAAGAAGTAGTAAATAGATTAGATAATCTGCCTTCACCATTAGCAACCAGGATGCCGAACATCAAGGTTTTCAGTGGTAGTTCTCACCAGGACTTAGCCCAAAGAATTGTGGATCGATTAGGAATCGATTTGGGCAAAGTAGTAACCAAAAAATTTAGCAACATGGAAACATGTGTTGAAATCGGCGAGTCGGTTCGTGGCGAAGATGTGTATATTGTGCAAAGTGGAAGTGGTGAAATTAATGATAATCTTATGGAGTTGTTGATTATGATTAATGCGTGTAAAATTGCGTCTGCTTCTCGCGTTACAGCCGTTATTCCCTGCTTTCCCTATGCAAGGCAAGATAAAAAGGATAAAAGCCGAGCTCCTATTACAGCTAAACTTGTCGCCAATATTTTGTCTGTGTCTGGTGCTGATCATATCATAACTATGGATCTCCATGCATCCCAAATTCAAGGATTCTTTGACATACCTGTTGATAACCTTTTTGCGGAACCTGCTGTACTAAAGTGGATTAAAGAGAATATTCCCGACTGGAAGACGAGTATTGTAGTATCGCCTGATGCTGGTGGTGCTAAAAGAGTGACCTCTATTGCTGACCGTCTGAATGTTGAGTTTGCTCTTATTCATAAGGAGAGAAAAAAAGCTAATGAGGTAGCTTCAATGGTACTGGTAGGTGATGTCAAAGACCGTATTGCTATCTTAGTGGACGATATGGCTGATACTTGTGGTACTATTTGCCATGCTGCTGAGAAGTTGATTGAGGCTGGTGCTATTAAAGTGTATGCAATTTTAACTCATGGAATATTCTCTGGACCTGCAATTTCAAGAATTAATAATGCTTGCTTGGAAGCAGTTGTTGTCACAAATACTATACCCCAAGAGAGGCATATGCAAGACTGTCCAAAAATTCAGTGTATTGATGTATCTATGATGCTAGCAGAGGCTGTCCGCCGCACACATAATGGAGAGTCTGTATCTTATCTATTCTCAAATGTTCCATATTAGTTAACTTTTCTTTTCCCCATATATTTAAGGTGATAATCATCAATAAGTTTGatgtaaattaagtattttaaatagccACTTTTGGCCACAAAAAAGTTGAGAAAATTTGGCTTTTTGtcacttataaaattatagcaataacaaaaatgttgaTCCGCTTTCATATCATTTTATCTATAGCAAATTTTTACTGCAATTTTGTAGGTATTAATTACTATTCACTATTTTAAGTGGATTTATTTTCAAGGATAACATCAAACTAGTTAGATACAAAACCTACTTGAATTAAGTATTTCACTAGTAAAATATGGCATTTACCTAACTGTTGCTTTTGACCCTGTTAGCAAATAGACCaattaaaagaatttgtaatttaaataactaatccGTCAAAAAATATCAGGATATTTGCTATTGCTATAAGCCTAGTAAAAATCACTACATAAGGCTTAAATTCTAAAACCACTGTTTTAGTTGTAATCTCATTTAAAGAAAGTGCATGTGTCATGGTAATCTTAGCTCtgcatacaaaatttaatatagcatacataatttgtattttcataTGAATATTGTGATATTGGATACAgcttttatgacctacaatgaaactaatagatattttatacttttaatcaaattttatattcatttcaaGTGAAAGATTTTTGGACAAAtttctttcaaattttatgaaatattataaaatatctaaaaaatatgtgtattgttattaaaactgtTTCATAGTTCAAATgttattgtaaacattttatattttttttagttttagtaagtTTCATGTTGATTCTGccaaacttaattataaatttggtttgtaatttagttttaattccaTTGTGTTAACATAGGTGTAGAATTCCAGggtttttgttgtaaaattaattaaattttaactttatcatAACAGGTTAGATAAAAATGAACTAATAAATATGAGTTATAATCAGGGCTTGCACCTAAAACTTTGTACGCTATAACTACACCTATGGATGtttagtaataacaattatttttaagcattaaatcttcaaaaaaaaatctgttttattaaccaatgttatattttattcagttttatCTTTGTGGAAATAACGaaagtaaaagtatataattaatattgcatcataaactttatacatattataagttCTTTCTAAATTTGTAGATGAAATCTGTATATTTTGACTtatgacaaaattaataaaaaacgaaatttatgatattaaggttttattaaattagtggCCTTGCTAGTTATTGGTATgagtttcatataaaatcattCAGGGACAATTTAAGCATTgatcaaaatatttagttcAATTAAACATGATCATTTTGACTTTTCTGAAtgcaattaaagtaataaaatcatatattcTTCAAAACATTAGTACTTTAATCAACTTATAAGCATATAGTGagtaaataagttaaataggTAGTTTTTCTTAGAAGAACACTGCTCTTTAATTCATTTTGTGCTTTTATAACAGtagaaaaaaactttatttcaaatttctgAAGCCTTTAAATAGTTGGAGTAAATTATTCCGTATATTGATTCATCTCAATTACTACATAGATTCGTTATTTTGATCATGTATATCCAGTGTACAGAGTTCCAGTTAGTAATCCATTACTTGGGAAAATACTACGTCAAAACTATATTCTAATCggagtttattgttttatcatACTACGTAGATACCTATtctgtaaacattttaatgtattttcgtCAAAGTAATCAGTTTCATCATAGTGATATCAGTTTACTTGACCCGAGGTCGGTATCAAATGATGCAAAGtgtatgtttgtatttgtACGTTTAACGTTACCCTATCGAagcaaatgttttaataatatgaatactaagaaatattttttctttttcgttATATAAATGCAATCAACATTTTCATGACTTAAACAATGAATTAGTACATTGTTTTTGCTTTATTAGTCTgtcctaaaataaataacgtagCTGTCTATAACTACTTCACAaggttacaataaaataattgcttgTAATCAAAATTGAGGCACCCACCAAAGTTGAATGCGGTAGTGACAATATAGCTATATCAAGGCCATTGATGTTTAAAGTGACGTCatcatataactaaaaatataattaggtacctaatagttttaaattcacaGGTTGTTGTCTGTCACTTTTTTGTTAGTCCCCTTACTCCCTGATAAGTCTGGCAAACATTTCGGCGTCAGATCTATGATAATCTAGCAGACTATATTGTTTGATAGACATCatcgattttttttcgaaTAAGTTGGTTTATTTACGacgttttctttcaccgtacCTACCCAGTTTTGGTTTTCTACCAATTTAAAACGCAGTTTGTCTAATACTGCCGTTTGTAAggttcaattttatttcaatttatattcaatattaatagaacctgttctattaataataatcataatcgAGCAGCAGGTAGGACCTGTTGTCAAGTGATTGTGGCCCTTGAACAGAAGGTTCACAAGTGCGTGGCCTGCAATGTTCTTCTTCGGCTGGTTCGACATAGGAGTGGTGCGGAGAAAATAGTGTCGAAACACTCAGTTATAAAACGATGCACATTGAGGTGgtaaattgttatattctgcctcgacgtcctaTCATGAAACTCAGCTCCGTGGTATATGCGGTAGAAGATTCAGAGTGATCTCTTCGCAATGAGACGGCGAGACCCATAGAGAGAGTAATCTCCCCCCATAACACTCTGCATATTTGTAcaggtgtatttttttaggttttaggTACTGTTTACatgtattgtgttatgtgtacttttaattttaataagcatGTAATTGTTTGATGTAGTTTGAAGGACGCAAGATTAGCCCTACATTGTCAAAAACAATAAGCATGCTTAGAATGTTTCAGGCACGGGTATACGTACAAGCCGGACCATACCTGCTTAAAGTCTTTATCGTTCTTTAACAGATATAGTGACCACAGCCATGTATGTGTCTTCGAATAAATCGCCACGAATCAGCCTCGTCGTGTTTGTATAGGTATGTATTcttgtattaaaactaaagaTTTTACTAAAGAAGTACAAGTACTCCTACATACTTTCAATCATTCtaatatactacatatatatttctgattgaaaatattgtttaatactaAACCGCGGTACAACGGTCACTTCTCGAATGCTTACTGTTTCGCCGCTTACGCTGAATGTGAAATACCATCGGAAAAAATCTCTCACCATTCTCAACGTGAATGAAATGCGATGATGCTTGTAACTGAAATGACCTAATGGACTCAGTCATATTTTACCCtaactcatattttttttctaacacGAATACGGGCAGGCACTGTGCAAAGTGTACCTAAGCACGcacatttatataactattgcctattttctattattcttCACATTGTTATTTTCGACTTGAGCAATTGGAAAACTAATACATATCTCGATAAACAACTCGTGTATTCGTTTCATTATCTAAAAAAGCATTTATCATGCAACGAAAGGATGTCGATTTCTAATGACATcgtttaaagtataattaactaaCAAGTTCTTTACACGAATATTAACATTACAATACAGGTACTTAAAGACTggactgttttatttttatgatgtttattttataatttatgcacAAGAGaacaatgaataatataaaa harbors:
- the LOC111000898 gene encoding ribose-phosphate pyrophosphokinase 2, whose protein sequence is MKSTVTLEEVVNRLDNLPSPLATRMPNIKVFSGSSHQDLAQRIVDRLGIDLGKVVTKKFSNMETCVEIGESVRGEDVYIVQSGSGEINDNLMELLIMINACKIASASRVTAVIPCFPYARQDKKDKSRAPITAKLVANILSVSGADHIITMDLHASQIQGFFDIPVDNLFAEPAVLKWIKENIPDWKTSIVVSPDAGGAKRVTSIADRLNVEFALIHKERKKANEVASMVLVGDVKDRIAILVDDMADTCGTICHAAEKLIEAGAIKVYAILTHGIFSGPAISRINNACLEAVVVTNTIPQERHMQDCPKIQCIDVSMMLAEAVRRTHNGESVSYLFSNVPY